A window of the Sandaracinaceae bacterium genome harbors these coding sequences:
- a CDS encoding putative metal-binding motif-containing protein: protein MRRISTFSSIVVLAWLPVLGCSFVAVEDIDPDMTSDPADCVALNDEPSLATGDPCLRWQLVDGFCRIGTRDTDGDGAKDAECAAADEVVDCDEEDPTRAPQLAELCDGVDNDCDERVDEDVLTPTTPSATQVATGIENASFAAPPASARVAALFSSPDGTPQHVVTTARFGGTGSGTVAFAAGSVTAPARDGATRGTSALAALDSQSYVAALVPAGGCRRVALATLGSDSASTDLSFPAGHADAGLPDVSGETCLTAGMPTDQRARTPALAASTSRVLAAWVAGAFLDTCGVSGSAAPVVVNGATFNANSRVLTPGSAAALSLGSSHDASGPAVIALGADGFVVAHADGSDVVLSRVSVDASGVPTLAQAVRHDVGDGLDVGDVALVKMSDTQLLLAYRVGCGTQARVITSVQSRDANSGELAATLGTARSVETGSSAQRRPQLAVRELPVGATVVWEVGATLRTRQLDGAGVPLGAVQTAYSSPGTLGVGHYVYPLPDAAAFGLLVAEDAASGGGALQSLELRCSP from the coding sequence ATGCGGCGCATCTCGACCTTCTCGTCCATCGTGGTGCTCGCCTGGCTGCCCGTGCTCGGGTGTTCTTTCGTTGCCGTGGAGGACATCGACCCGGACATGACGAGCGACCCGGCAGACTGTGTGGCGCTCAACGATGAACCGTCGCTCGCCACCGGCGACCCCTGCCTGCGCTGGCAGCTGGTGGATGGCTTCTGCCGCATCGGGACGCGGGACACCGATGGGGATGGCGCGAAGGACGCCGAGTGCGCCGCGGCCGACGAGGTCGTGGATTGCGACGAGGAGGACCCGACGCGCGCGCCGCAGCTCGCGGAGCTGTGCGATGGTGTCGACAACGACTGCGACGAGCGCGTGGACGAGGACGTGTTGACCCCCACGACGCCCTCCGCGACGCAGGTCGCCACGGGGATCGAGAACGCCTCGTTCGCTGCGCCTCCCGCCAGCGCGCGCGTGGCGGCGTTGTTCAGCAGCCCGGACGGAACGCCGCAGCATGTCGTCACCACGGCACGCTTCGGCGGGACAGGGAGCGGCACGGTAGCGTTCGCTGCGGGCAGTGTCACCGCACCTGCGCGCGACGGGGCCACACGAGGCACCTCGGCCCTCGCGGCCCTCGACAGCCAGAGCTACGTGGCAGCGCTGGTACCTGCAGGGGGCTGCCGCCGGGTGGCGCTCGCGACGCTCGGAAGCGACAGCGCCAGTACGGACCTCAGCTTCCCCGCGGGACACGCCGACGCAGGCTTGCCGGACGTCTCGGGTGAGACGTGCCTCACGGCTGGCATGCCGACGGACCAGCGCGCGCGCACGCCCGCGCTGGCGGCGAGCACGTCGCGGGTGCTCGCCGCGTGGGTGGCGGGGGCGTTCCTGGACACCTGCGGCGTCTCCGGGAGCGCGGCGCCCGTCGTCGTGAACGGCGCGACCTTCAACGCCAACTCGCGCGTGCTCACGCCGGGCAGCGCCGCCGCGCTCTCACTCGGGAGCAGCCACGACGCCAGCGGTCCGGCGGTGATCGCCCTCGGCGCCGACGGCTTCGTCGTTGCGCACGCGGATGGGTCGGACGTGGTGCTCTCGCGGGTGAGCGTGGACGCGAGCGGAGTCCCGACGCTGGCTCAGGCGGTGCGCCACGACGTCGGTGACGGTCTCGACGTGGGTGACGTCGCGCTCGTGAAGATGAGCGACACTCAGCTGCTCCTCGCGTACCGCGTCGGCTGCGGCACGCAGGCGCGCGTCATCACGTCCGTCCAGTCGCGCGACGCCAACTCGGGGGAGCTGGCCGCAACGCTCGGGACGGCACGGTCCGTGGAGACGGGGAGCAGCGCACAGCGCCGCCCCCAGCTGGCGGTGCGGGAGCTGCCAGTGGGCGCCACCGTGGTGTGGGAGGTCGGCGCGACGCTGCGGACCCGTCAGCTCGATGGCGCCGGGGTGCCGCTCGGCGCGGTGCAGACGGCCTACAGCAGCCCCGGGACCCTGGGGGTAGGGCACTACGTGTATCCGCTGCCGGACGCCGCGGCGTTCGGGTTGCTGGTTGCGGAGGACGCAGCCTCTGGGGGCGGCGCGCTGCAGAGCCTCGAGCTGCGCTGCTCCCCTTAG
- a CDS encoding Hsp33 family molecular chaperone HslO: MSSKPEEVTTDRVLRAMTDDGAFRIMAARTTETVRGVVAAQRLAGDDARQLGRLVTAAVLYRETMAPTLRVQIVLQGANGTGHLLADSNPEGWSRGLLQRRTDGPVQLGQGAMLQLIRSLPNGDLHRGVVEMPESGDIAEGVMSYMQSSEQISTMVAVDVVLDDAGQVAAAGGYLVQILPEYKERAGALALMSARLEDFEDIAERLVREDASPDHLVAEIFYGMDHTMLGDSPLRFGCNCSKERVMASLRTLSDDDLSGLIADGNDLDMSCDHCGTPYIVKVPELEAIVAKRLRETIVQ, encoded by the coding sequence ATGAGCTCGAAGCCCGAAGAGGTCACCACCGACCGCGTCCTGCGCGCCATGACCGACGACGGCGCGTTCCGCATCATGGCTGCGCGCACGACGGAGACCGTGCGCGGGGTGGTGGCCGCTCAGCGCCTGGCGGGGGACGACGCGCGCCAGCTGGGGCGCCTCGTCACGGCCGCCGTGCTGTACCGCGAGACCATGGCGCCGACCCTGCGGGTGCAGATCGTGCTCCAGGGCGCGAACGGCACGGGCCACCTGCTGGCGGATAGCAACCCGGAGGGCTGGTCTCGCGGGTTGCTGCAGCGCCGCACGGACGGTCCGGTACAGCTCGGCCAGGGCGCCATGCTGCAGCTCATCCGCAGCTTGCCCAACGGAGACCTGCACCGCGGCGTGGTGGAGATGCCCGAGAGCGGCGACATCGCCGAAGGGGTCATGAGCTACATGCAATCGTCCGAGCAGATCAGCACGATGGTCGCGGTGGACGTGGTGCTGGACGATGCGGGTCAGGTCGCCGCAGCCGGCGGCTACCTGGTGCAGATCCTGCCCGAGTACAAGGAGCGCGCCGGTGCGCTGGCGCTGATGAGCGCCCGGCTAGAGGACTTCGAGGACATCGCGGAGCGCCTGGTCCGCGAAGACGCGTCCCCCGACCATCTGGTGGCCGAGATCTTCTATGGCATGGACCACACCATGCTGGGCGACTCCCCGCTGCGCTTCGGCTGCAACTGCAGCAAGGAGCGGGTCATGGCCAGTCTGCGCACGCTGAGCGACGACGATCTGAGCGGACTCATCGCCGACGGAAACGATCTGGACATGAGCTGTGACCACTGCGGGACCCCGTACATCGTCAAGGTGCCGGAGCTGGAGGCGATCGTCGCCAAGCGCCTGCGCGAGACGATCGTCCAGTAG
- a CDS encoding isocitrate/isopropylmalate dehydrogenase family protein, whose amino-acid sequence MTQHTVVLIPGDGIGPEVSAAVQKLFTAVQAPIVFEEHHAGVAALADSGEVMPESTLEAVRKHRVALKGPCTTPVGKGFTSVNVQLRKQLDLYAAVRPIRNLAGVETRFQDVDIVVLRENTEGLYSGIENVVTEGVVTSLKVATEKACRRIADYGFAYARERGRKKVTVMHKANIMKLSDGLFTRCARESREQGGYTDIEYEEIIIDAGCMRLVQDPTRFDVLLLENLYGDVISDLCAGLVGGLGVVPGANFGRDGAVFEAVHGSAPDIAGKGIANPLAFIMSGVMMLNHLAESRADAACAKASERIKAAYNQALSDGQKTGDLGGSLNTMGFVDALIERLPS is encoded by the coding sequence ATGACCCAGCACACCGTCGTACTCATTCCTGGTGATGGCATCGGCCCCGAAGTGTCGGCGGCCGTGCAGAAGCTGTTCACGGCCGTCCAAGCACCCATCGTGTTCGAAGAGCACCACGCCGGCGTTGCAGCACTGGCCGACAGCGGCGAGGTGATGCCGGAGTCCACCTTGGAAGCCGTGCGCAAGCACCGTGTCGCGCTCAAAGGACCGTGCACCACGCCGGTCGGCAAGGGCTTCACCTCCGTGAACGTGCAGCTCCGCAAGCAGCTGGACCTCTACGCCGCCGTGCGCCCCATCCGCAACCTGGCGGGTGTCGAGACCCGCTTCCAGGACGTCGACATCGTCGTGCTGCGAGAGAACACCGAGGGCCTCTACAGCGGCATCGAGAACGTCGTGACCGAGGGCGTCGTCACGTCGCTGAAGGTCGCCACCGAGAAGGCCTGCCGTCGCATCGCCGACTACGGCTTCGCGTACGCGCGCGAGCGCGGTCGCAAGAAGGTCACCGTGATGCACAAAGCGAACATCATGAAGCTGAGCGACGGCCTCTTCACACGGTGCGCGCGTGAGTCCCGCGAGCAGGGTGGATACACGGACATCGAGTACGAAGAGATCATCATCGACGCGGGCTGCATGCGGCTGGTCCAAGACCCCACGCGCTTCGACGTGCTGCTGCTCGAGAACCTCTACGGCGACGTCATCAGCGACCTCTGCGCCGGCCTCGTCGGTGGGCTCGGCGTGGTACCGGGCGCCAACTTCGGGCGCGACGGCGCGGTGTTCGAGGCCGTCCACGGCTCCGCGCCGGACATCGCGGGCAAGGGCATCGCCAACCCGCTGGCCTTCATCATGAGCGGCGTGATGATGCTCAACCACCTGGCCGAGTCACGCGCGGACGCTGCCTGCGCGAAGGCCAGCGAGCGCATCAAGGCGGCCTACAACCAGGCCCTCTCGGACGGTCAGAAGACCGGCGACCTGGGCGGGTCGCTCAACACGATGGGCTTCGTCGACGCGCTCATCGAGCGGCTGCCGAGCTGA
- the rpsT gene encoding 30S ribosomal protein S20, whose translation MANHESSKKRIKQTLRRTERNKHVRSTVRSFVKSARLAIESGDKAAATSALAEAVRRIDMAVSKGVYHRKTGSRYISRLSAQVASL comes from the coding sequence GTGGCCAATCACGAATCCAGCAAGAAGCGCATCAAGCAGACCCTGCGTCGCACCGAGCGCAACAAGCACGTCCGCTCCACCGTCCGTTCTTTCGTCAAGTCGGCCCGCCTCGCGATCGAGTCCGGCGACAAGGCGGCCGCTACGTCGGCGCTGGCCGAGGCCGTGCGTCGCATCGACATGGCGGTGTCCAAGGGCGTCTACCATCGCAAGACCGGCTCGCGCTACATCTCGCGCCTCAGCGCGCAGGTCGCCAGCCTCTGA
- the murJ gene encoding murein biosynthesis integral membrane protein MurJ encodes MTTEPAQPPVGPVAPPSPATAAPAAESSAVARRAGLVGVGILLSRFLGAVRDVVIAATFAVGLTDAFFMAFTIPNALRVLFGEGAASGAFVPVLTEAREKEGTERAATVFGGLVRVMVPVLGVVTVLGVLLAGPLVYAYASGFDPQRFDLTVQMTRWVFPYIFLMGVAALVTAALHSRKSFTAPALSPALLNVALVLACLLMVPLLDSLGLPTWYALASGVLVGGALQVLAQWPTLRRLGFGLTAAGSHRDPYVRKAMRLLLPLLASLGVYQLNVIFARQFASHLGRGPVSWLWYAQRLVEIPQGMFALAIASAALPSLSEIVSRGDREEALALFRATLRMTLFVAIPSTVALGALALPIVAVLFGRGEFSPSDVQETAYGLVFQAAGIWAVASVRTVVPMFHAHNDTSTQVAASATNLVVFAALSWLLMDSMRHAGLTLAISLAALAQLGVLLALLRRRTGRLGLGRVVGAAARMGVASAVMGVLLIALTASRPWLSDALAPTQLGLLGAAVVLGGLVYLGVAHVLGVEEASTFTHGVLRRVRRRR; translated from the coding sequence GTGACCACCGAACCTGCACAGCCCCCCGTCGGTCCGGTCGCACCACCATCGCCAGCCACCGCCGCGCCCGCCGCCGAGTCGAGCGCTGTGGCGCGCCGTGCTGGACTGGTAGGTGTCGGGATCCTCCTCTCGCGGTTTCTGGGCGCCGTGCGCGACGTGGTCATCGCCGCCACCTTCGCGGTGGGGCTGACCGACGCCTTCTTCATGGCCTTCACCATCCCGAACGCGCTGCGCGTGCTTTTCGGGGAAGGCGCCGCGTCGGGCGCGTTCGTCCCGGTGCTCACCGAGGCCCGCGAGAAGGAGGGCACGGAGCGCGCGGCGACCGTGTTCGGCGGGCTCGTACGCGTGATGGTGCCCGTGCTCGGGGTCGTCACCGTGCTGGGCGTGCTGCTCGCTGGCCCGCTCGTCTATGCGTACGCATCGGGCTTCGACCCACAGCGCTTCGACCTGACCGTGCAGATGACGCGCTGGGTCTTCCCCTACATCTTCCTGATGGGCGTGGCCGCGCTGGTCACCGCGGCGCTGCACTCCCGCAAGTCGTTCACGGCCCCGGCCCTCTCGCCCGCGCTGCTCAACGTGGCCCTGGTGCTGGCCTGCCTGCTGATGGTCCCGCTGCTCGACAGCCTGGGCCTGCCCACGTGGTACGCGCTCGCCTCGGGTGTGCTCGTGGGAGGGGCCCTCCAGGTGCTCGCCCAGTGGCCGACGCTGCGTCGCCTCGGCTTCGGACTGACGGCAGCAGGCAGCCACCGCGACCCCTACGTCCGCAAGGCCATGCGGCTGCTCCTGCCGCTGCTCGCGTCCCTCGGCGTGTACCAGCTCAACGTCATCTTCGCGCGGCAGTTCGCCAGCCACCTCGGACGCGGCCCAGTGAGCTGGCTGTGGTACGCGCAGCGCCTGGTGGAGATCCCGCAGGGCATGTTCGCGCTCGCCATCGCGTCGGCTGCGCTGCCATCGTTGAGTGAGATCGTGTCACGCGGCGACCGCGAAGAGGCCCTCGCGCTGTTCCGAGCGACGCTGCGCATGACCCTCTTCGTGGCCATCCCGTCGACCGTGGCGCTCGGAGCGCTGGCCCTGCCCATCGTGGCGGTGCTCTTCGGGCGCGGTGAGTTCTCGCCGAGCGATGTGCAGGAGACCGCCTACGGCCTGGTGTTCCAGGCGGCAGGCATCTGGGCCGTGGCCTCGGTGCGCACCGTGGTGCCCATGTTCCACGCGCACAACGACACCAGCACCCAAGTGGCGGCCAGCGCGACGAACCTCGTCGTCTTCGCCGCGCTGAGCTGGCTGCTGATGGACAGCATGCGTCACGCCGGTCTGACGCTGGCCATCTCGCTCGCCGCGCTCGCTCAGCTGGGGGTGCTGCTGGCCCTCTTGCGCCGGCGCACGGGACGTCTGGGGCTGGGCCGCGTGGTGGGCGCGGCGGCACGCATGGGGGTGGCGTCCGCCGTCATGGGGGTCCTGCTGATCGCGCTCACCGCGTCGCGCCCATGGCTGAGCGACGCGCTCGCGCCCACGCAGCTGGGCCTGCTCGGGGCGGCGGTGGTGCTCGGCGGCTTGGTCTACCTCGGCGTGGCGCACGTGCTCGGGGTCGAGGAGGCCAGCACCTTCACGCACGGCGTCCTGCGCCGTGTGCGTCGCAGGCGCTGA
- a CDS encoding PEGA domain-containing protein produces MRASTENPKSAPRTVRGAGRGLVVFTLVLTCAPVWGRAQDNLPDTGEPTPGIDGGAPVPDETPTPDPSSEARERFTQGLSLARAGNCEGAISEFQASYALVPRPNTLYNIAQCQEQLNRYDLAIRFYEEYLASAPADAEDRPTVEASMRALRNLLGVIVVSSNVPAEVWVGGRVVGMAPGEVPIPGGRHRVEIRADGYIPVLREVEVAARQRVELTVALEQPQQTTIEQTTIEQTVIEDRGIPPTLFYAGVGVTAASALVGVGFGIRALRLRGDQRAVDPLAFDEMVRIRDDVKRTARIADVFFLTAGVFAVGTLVVYFLTDFSSEEAREASAQARLRVRPSLGLGGGGLSLEGSF; encoded by the coding sequence GTGAGAGCTTCGACTGAGAACCCGAAGAGCGCCCCGCGCACTGTCCGTGGTGCTGGGCGTGGGCTGGTGGTGTTCACGCTGGTCCTGACGTGCGCTCCCGTCTGGGGGCGGGCCCAGGACAACCTCCCGGACACCGGCGAACCCACGCCAGGGATCGACGGCGGCGCGCCCGTCCCCGACGAGACGCCCACCCCGGACCCGAGCAGCGAGGCCCGCGAGCGCTTCACGCAGGGGCTCTCGCTGGCGCGCGCGGGGAACTGCGAGGGGGCCATCTCCGAGTTCCAGGCCAGCTACGCCTTGGTCCCACGCCCCAACACGCTCTACAACATCGCGCAGTGCCAGGAGCAGCTCAACCGCTACGACCTGGCCATCCGCTTCTACGAAGAGTACCTCGCCAGCGCCCCTGCAGACGCCGAGGACCGCCCGACCGTCGAGGCCAGCATGCGCGCGCTTCGCAACCTGCTCGGCGTCATCGTGGTGTCCAGCAACGTCCCCGCCGAGGTGTGGGTGGGCGGTCGCGTCGTGGGTATGGCGCCAGGTGAAGTGCCCATCCCAGGGGGGCGCCATCGCGTCGAGATCCGCGCGGACGGCTACATCCCCGTGCTGCGTGAGGTGGAGGTGGCGGCGCGCCAGCGCGTCGAGCTCACCGTCGCGCTCGAGCAGCCCCAGCAGACGACGATCGAGCAGACGACGATCGAGCAGACGGTCATCGAAGACCGGGGCATCCCACCGACGCTCTTCTACGCGGGGGTCGGGGTGACGGCCGCGAGCGCGCTGGTGGGTGTCGGCTTCGGCATCCGAGCGCTGCGCCTGCGCGGCGACCAGCGCGCGGTGGACCCGCTGGCCTTCGACGAGATGGTGCGGATTCGCGACGATGTGAAGCGCACGGCGCGCATCGCCGACGTGTTCTTCCTGACGGCCGGGGTCTTCGCGGTTGGCACCTTGGTGGTGTACTTCCTGACGGACTTCTCGTCCGAGGAAGCACGCGAAGCGTCGGCTCAGGCGCGCCTGCGCGTGCGCCCGAGCCTGGGTCTCGGTGGCGGCGGCTTGTCGCTCGAGGGGAGCTTCTGA
- a CDS encoding MMPL family transporter codes for MHPERNHTVLNWLANLVTRRRALVLSVLALLTVALGVQIPDIQADPAPENLISSFEREGEDVAALFERSFGSREKVIALLIQTDDVLSPAALGYVHELSLSFREQPWVESADSITTLPLPRRVRGAAPAPSGESLEDLDDLVGPDDEPDGAPAGESLEDLDDLLGPEGEDGEDSDWAASQDDYDQEMVDALLDIIESYPTYFPGGLAQVGPALSTELRVDPVITGPEVTAEQAREIAMAVDQSPLLIGRLISADHTVAAVAVRLKDMSPRETHRAVDALRQHLTNHPAPAGVSVHIGGLPYLRATMVEKMRNDQLKLIPITLLVCVLLLYLSFRWLPGVFLPLGAVVITTVMVVGGMVIAHEPMNVINNIIPVLLIIIGISDSIHIVGRYREELGRTPDRDEAGRRTIHTMAVACALTSLTTAVGLASLVVSRTVMLRHFGVTSAVGVMVAYVVTMTFLPTIMTWAKEPDQTSKSWGGWLEGSIMLMTARILRRPGMALLGTAIALGALIFVSKDLKVDHALLDQFDPQDDVYVTTRLLEEKLDGVRPLEIVFQSETAGAFDDPAQIARLDAVRDWAMERPEVITGLDHADVIRSTLALVAGDDHIRQEPFPDPRAVHAVQTILRKRDENPLDNWETNEGRMVRLQIMVRDVGAQATMALIDDLEAEIDRVFPEGSGVRHGFTGEAHDGSRGQRAVVHDLGSSLATAIVIIFVLLSLLFRSVRLGLLSIPPNLIPLVGTLAYMVIRGIPLNAATVIIFSISLGLAVDGTIHVLARFREETARGLRSNAALVRAARGTGRAIVVSGLTLMAGFAVLLMSSFVPVRHFGELISVTVALSLLATLVVQPALLSVAGLSRAVRAAHREEDARLAAAVRRDREDG; via the coding sequence GTGCATCCCGAACGGAACCACACCGTGCTGAACTGGCTAGCCAATTTGGTGACGCGCAGGCGGGCCCTGGTGCTCAGCGTGCTCGCGCTACTCACGGTCGCGCTCGGGGTGCAAATCCCCGACATTCAAGCGGATCCTGCACCCGAGAACCTCATCTCCTCGTTCGAGCGAGAGGGTGAGGACGTGGCCGCGTTGTTCGAGCGCTCCTTCGGGAGTCGGGAGAAGGTCATCGCGCTGCTGATCCAGACGGACGACGTGCTCTCACCGGCCGCGCTCGGGTACGTTCACGAGCTGTCCCTGTCTTTCCGGGAGCAGCCCTGGGTCGAGAGCGCGGACAGCATCACGACGTTGCCCTTGCCTCGCCGGGTGCGTGGGGCCGCCCCCGCCCCGAGCGGGGAGTCCCTCGAGGACCTCGATGATCTGGTCGGCCCCGACGACGAGCCGGACGGTGCGCCTGCTGGTGAGTCGCTCGAAGACCTGGACGATCTCCTCGGGCCCGAAGGCGAAGATGGAGAGGACTCCGACTGGGCTGCGTCTCAGGACGACTACGACCAAGAGATGGTGGACGCGCTGCTCGACATCATCGAGAGCTACCCCACGTACTTCCCTGGCGGGCTGGCGCAGGTCGGCCCTGCGTTGTCCACCGAGCTGCGCGTGGACCCGGTCATCACGGGCCCCGAGGTGACCGCCGAGCAAGCGCGCGAGATCGCCATGGCGGTCGACCAGTCGCCGCTCCTGATCGGTCGGCTGATCAGCGCGGACCACACGGTCGCGGCGGTCGCCGTACGACTGAAGGACATGAGCCCGCGTGAGACCCATCGCGCGGTGGACGCGCTGCGTCAGCACCTGACGAACCACCCGGCTCCGGCAGGGGTCTCCGTACACATCGGGGGGTTGCCCTACCTGCGCGCCACGATGGTGGAGAAGATGCGGAACGATCAGCTCAAGCTGATCCCCATCACCCTGCTGGTCTGCGTGCTCCTGCTCTACCTCAGCTTCCGCTGGCTGCCTGGCGTGTTCCTCCCGCTGGGAGCGGTCGTCATCACCACGGTGATGGTGGTGGGCGGCATGGTGATCGCGCACGAACCGATGAACGTCATCAACAACATCATCCCGGTGTTGCTGATCATCATCGGCATAAGCGACTCCATCCACATCGTCGGGAGATACCGAGAGGAGCTCGGGCGCACCCCCGATCGGGACGAAGCGGGGCGTCGTACGATCCACACCATGGCCGTCGCGTGCGCGCTCACGTCGCTCACCACCGCAGTGGGCCTGGCCTCCCTCGTGGTGTCGCGGACGGTGATGCTGCGTCACTTCGGCGTCACGTCCGCAGTGGGCGTGATGGTGGCCTACGTGGTGACCATGACGTTCCTGCCCACCATCATGACGTGGGCCAAGGAGCCAGATCAGACGTCCAAGTCGTGGGGCGGCTGGCTCGAGGGCAGCATCATGCTGATGACGGCGCGCATCCTGCGGCGGCCCGGAATGGCGCTCCTCGGCACGGCGATCGCGCTGGGTGCGCTCATTTTCGTGTCGAAGGACCTGAAGGTCGACCACGCGCTGCTCGACCAATTCGACCCTCAAGACGACGTCTACGTCACGACGCGCCTGCTCGAAGAGAAGCTCGACGGCGTCCGCCCGCTCGAGATCGTGTTCCAGTCCGAGACGGCAGGCGCCTTCGACGACCCCGCCCAGATCGCCCGCCTCGACGCCGTGCGTGACTGGGCCATGGAGCGGCCCGAGGTCATCACCGGGCTGGACCACGCCGACGTCATCCGCTCGACGCTCGCGTTGGTCGCCGGAGACGACCACATCCGACAGGAGCCCTTCCCAGACCCGCGCGCGGTGCACGCGGTGCAGACCATCCTCCGCAAGCGCGACGAGAACCCCCTGGACAACTGGGAGACCAACGAGGGGCGGATGGTGCGGCTCCAGATCATGGTGCGTGACGTGGGCGCGCAGGCGACGATGGCGCTCATCGACGACCTCGAGGCCGAGATCGACCGCGTGTTCCCCGAGGGCAGCGGCGTGCGGCACGGGTTCACAGGGGAGGCGCACGACGGATCACGCGGTCAGCGCGCGGTGGTGCACGACCTCGGATCCAGCTTGGCGACGGCCATCGTCATCATCTTCGTGCTCCTCTCCCTGCTGTTCCGGAGCGTGCGCTTGGGCCTCCTGAGCATCCCGCCCAACCTCATCCCGCTGGTCGGGACGTTGGCCTACATGGTCATCCGCGGCATCCCCCTGAACGCAGCCACGGTCATCATCTTCAGCATCAGCCTCGGCCTCGCCGTCGACGGCACCATCCACGTCCTGGCGCGCTTCCGCGAGGAGACCGCCCGTGGATTGCGCAGCAACGCGGCCTTGGTGCGTGCGGCGCGGGGAACCGGACGCGCCATCGTGGTCAGCGGGCTCACGCTCATGGCGGGCTTCGCCGTGCTGCTGATGAGCTCGTTCGTCCCCGTGCGGCACTTTGGCGAGCTGATCTCCGTCACGGTCGCGCTCAGCCTGTTGGCGACCCTGGTGGTCCAGCCAGCCCTGCTCTCCGTGGCCGGCCTGAGCCGCGCGGTGCGGGCCGCGCACCGCGAAGAAGATGCGCGCCTGGCTGCGGCCGTCCGACGCGACCGCGAAGACGGCTGA
- a CDS encoding protein kinase, whose translation MAQQAPDIPDPLVGTLVSERYRILRKLGEGGMGRVYEAQHELIGKRVALKCLNAEFATHPIVVERFKREARAATAVGNEHIVDVTDLGDLPDGSPFIVMEHLSGRELADVIEEGPLTLGRAVRIMEQVCDALAAAHPKGIVHRDLKPENIFLVQRSGNEDFVKVLDFGISKMKEPEETSPSLTRTGMAMGTPQYMSPEQAQGMTSTDHRTDVYALGVILYRMLTGEVPFSAETFPMLIVQIVTTDAPSVLVLRPDLPTEVDAIIRRALARDVRERYQSVGELARALAPFRDVEDAPRKVVVVPKTRLSLDGTLPGKRTPKLGQIEPRPSSLPTQAGKPTPASRRAEVPSATPTRSSTPSGSAVPGAVDSDTPGMAPGGAAPAWRRPVMALVALLVAGGAVFAFTRGGDPDTDAPSDAVVPVTVPPTPGEGEEADPVPPVAEATPPPAESPAEVRVRVTVLPAGARIFLDDREFPNPLDSPRPRSLEPVRVRMELDGYETQERMIVFDSDARIEITLQPTTARPRAGSGGRTGSAMSADTNEGAMTVATPTRMDGFRESFD comes from the coding sequence ATGGCACAGCAGGCCCCGGACATCCCAGACCCGCTCGTGGGCACCCTCGTCAGCGAGCGCTACCGCATCCTCCGCAAGCTCGGCGAGGGTGGCATGGGGCGCGTCTACGAGGCGCAGCACGAGTTGATCGGCAAGCGCGTGGCGCTCAAGTGCCTGAACGCGGAATTCGCCACGCATCCCATCGTCGTGGAGCGTTTCAAGCGCGAAGCGCGGGCGGCCACGGCCGTCGGCAACGAGCACATCGTGGACGTGACGGACCTCGGTGACCTGCCGGATGGCTCCCCCTTCATCGTGATGGAGCACCTGAGCGGGCGTGAGCTGGCCGACGTCATCGAAGAGGGCCCGCTCACCCTCGGGCGCGCCGTGCGCATCATGGAGCAGGTCTGCGACGCGCTGGCAGCGGCCCACCCCAAGGGCATCGTCCACCGCGACCTCAAGCCGGAGAACATCTTCCTGGTGCAGCGGTCTGGCAACGAGGACTTCGTGAAGGTGCTCGACTTCGGCATCTCGAAGATGAAGGAGCCCGAGGAGACGTCCCCCAGCCTCACGCGCACAGGCATGGCGATGGGTACGCCCCAGTACATGTCGCCCGAGCAGGCGCAGGGCATGACCTCGACCGACCACCGCACGGACGTCTACGCGCTCGGGGTCATCCTCTATCGCATGCTGACGGGCGAGGTGCCGTTCTCGGCCGAGACCTTCCCCATGCTCATCGTCCAGATCGTGACGACCGACGCGCCCTCCGTGCTCGTGCTGCGGCCAGACCTGCCGACCGAGGTGGACGCTATCATCCGGCGCGCGCTCGCCCGGGACGTGCGCGAGCGCTATCAGTCGGTGGGCGAGCTCGCGCGGGCGCTCGCGCCCTTTCGCGACGTCGAGGACGCACCGCGCAAAGTGGTCGTCGTGCCCAAGACCCGCTTGTCGCTCGATGGCACTCTGCCCGGCAAGCGGACGCCGAAGCTGGGTCAGATCGAGCCTCGCCCTTCGAGTCTTCCGACACAAGCAGGCAAGCCGACGCCTGCGTCGCGGCGTGCCGAGGTACCCTCGGCGACGCCCACGCGGTCGTCGACCCCGTCTGGGTCGGCGGTACCCGGTGCGGTCGACAGCGACACGCCCGGCATGGCGCCTGGGGGGGCAGCACCTGCGTGGCGCCGGCCGGTCATGGCGTTGGTGGCCCTCCTGGTGGCCGGGGGTGCGGTGTTCGCGTTCACGCGAGGTGGCGACCCGGACACGGACGCGCCGTCGGATGCCGTGGTCCCCGTGACGGTGCCGCCAACACCCGGCGAGGGCGAGGAGGCTGACCCCGTACCGCCCGTCGCCGAGGCGACCCCCCCGCCTGCCGAGAGCCCAGCCGAGGTGCGCGTGCGCGTGACTGTCCTGCCGGCCGGGGCGAGGATCTTCCTGGACGACCGTGAGTTCCCCAACCCCCTCGACAGCCCCCGCCCGCGCTCCCTCGAGCCCGTGCGTGTGCGCATGGAGCTCGACGGCTACGAGACCCAGGAGCGCATGATCGTGTTCGACTCGGACGCGCGCATCGAGATCACGCTGCAGCCCACCACCGCCCGGCCGCGCGCTGGCTCAGGAGGTCGGACGGGCAGCGCGATGAGCGCGGACACGAACGAGGGCGCGATGACCGTTGCGACCCCAACCCGAATGGATGGCTTCCGTGAGAGCTTCGACTGA